A region of Ramlibacter agri DNA encodes the following proteins:
- the prfA gene encoding peptide chain release factor 1, which yields MKPFLRQQLERFPVRLQELDFFLSQPEVVNNMERFRELTREHAEVSEVAGRFQDFLQQEANLAQAREMLDDPEMADMAKEEIASLETELPALETELQTLLLPRDPDDVRNVFLEIRAGTGGDESALFAGDLLRMYTRYAERQGWRTELVSESEGEVGGFKEVVVRMVGEGAYGKLKFESGGHRVQRVPATESQGRIHTSACTVAALPEPDEAQAVQINPADLRIDTYRASGAGGQHVNKTDSAVRITHIPTGIVAECQDDRSQHRNKAKAMQVLAARIREKDRSERAAKDAAMRKGLIGSGDRSDRIRTYNFPQGRMTDHRINLTLYKLSFIMEGDLDEVVEALLLARRAEQLEELEVGMGAARS from the coding sequence GTGAAACCTTTCCTCAGACAACAACTCGAGCGCTTCCCCGTCCGCCTGCAGGAGCTGGACTTTTTCCTGTCGCAGCCCGAGGTGGTCAACAACATGGAGCGTTTCCGCGAGCTCACGCGCGAGCACGCCGAAGTCAGCGAAGTCGCCGGCCGCTTCCAGGATTTCCTGCAGCAGGAGGCCAACCTCGCCCAGGCGCGCGAGATGCTGGACGATCCCGAGATGGCCGACATGGCCAAGGAGGAGATCGCTTCCCTCGAAACCGAACTGCCTGCGCTCGAAACCGAGCTGCAGACGCTGCTGCTGCCGCGCGACCCCGATGACGTGCGCAACGTCTTCCTGGAAATCCGCGCCGGCACCGGCGGCGACGAGTCGGCGCTGTTCGCCGGCGACCTGCTGCGCATGTACACCCGCTACGCCGAGCGCCAGGGCTGGCGCACCGAGCTCGTGAGCGAAAGCGAAGGCGAAGTCGGCGGCTTCAAGGAAGTCGTCGTGCGCATGGTCGGCGAAGGCGCCTACGGCAAGCTCAAGTTCGAATCGGGCGGCCACCGCGTGCAGCGCGTGCCCGCCACCGAAAGCCAGGGCCGCATCCACACCAGCGCCTGCACCGTAGCGGCGCTGCCTGAGCCCGATGAAGCGCAGGCCGTGCAGATCAATCCCGCCGACCTGCGCATCGACACCTACCGCGCTTCCGGCGCCGGCGGCCAGCACGTGAACAAGACCGATTCGGCGGTGCGCATCACGCACATCCCGACCGGCATCGTGGCCGAGTGCCAGGACGACCGCTCGCAGCACCGCAACAAGGCCAAGGCCATGCAGGTGCTGGCCGCGCGGATCCGCGAGAAGGACCGCTCCGAGCGCGCCGCCAAGGACGCGGCAATGCGCAAGGGCCTGATCGGCAGCGGCGACCGCTCGGACCGCATCCGCACCTACAACTTCCCGCAGGGCCGCATGACGGACCACCGCATCAACCTCACGCTGTACAAGCTGAGCTTCATCATGGAAGGCGACCTCGACGAAGTGGTCGAGGCCCTGCTGTTGGCGCGCCGCGCCGAACAGCTGGAGGAGCTGGAAGTGGGCATGGGAGCGGCGCGCTCGTGA
- the grxD gene encoding Grx4 family monothiol glutaredoxin has translation MSDVQQRINDLVKNSEVLLFMKGNAAFPMCGFSGRAVQILKACGVDPKQLKTVNVLEDDEIRQGIKEFSNWPTIPQLYVKGEFIGGSDIMMEMYQSGELQQVLGQ, from the coding sequence ATGAGCGACGTCCAGCAACGCATCAACGACCTGGTGAAGAACAGCGAAGTGCTGCTGTTCATGAAGGGGAACGCGGCCTTCCCCATGTGCGGCTTCTCCGGCCGCGCCGTGCAGATCCTCAAGGCCTGCGGCGTCGACCCCAAGCAGCTGAAGACCGTGAACGTGCTGGAGGACGACGAGATCCGCCAGGGCATCAAGGAATTCAGCAACTGGCCCACCATCCCGCAGCTGTATGTGAAGGGCGAGTTCATCGGCGGCTCGGACATCATGATGGAGATGTACCAGAGCGGCGAACTGCAACAGGTCCTCGGCCAGTAG
- the hemA gene encoding glutamyl-tRNA reductase, translated as MAVWALGINHTTAPLDMRGRFAFALDQIGPTLSSLRGSLATGEAAILSTCNRTEIYCAGNQHAIEPTIEWLAHSGGVAPGLLRSHSYMLQDGHAARHAFRVASGLDSMVLGEAQILGQLKDAVRAAEEAGALGTTLNQLFQRSFAVAKEVRSSTDIGAHSISMAAASVRLAGQLFEDLGQVRVLFVGAGEMIELAATHFAAKNPKSIAVANRTLERGEKLASRFGAEVMRLADLPARLHEFDVVVSSTASQLPIIGLGAVERALKARKHRPMFMVDLAVPRDIEPEVKELEDVYLYTVDDLAHVVQTGQANRQAAVAQAEAIIDAGVQSFLHWMDQRRAVPLIRQLNAQADEWRTLELARARKLLARGEDVDAVLEALSKGLTQKMLHGAMAELHAGDADSRQRASQAIEHFFLRKER; from the coding sequence ATGGCAGTCTGGGCATTGGGAATCAACCACACGACGGCGCCGCTGGACATGCGGGGCCGCTTCGCGTTCGCCCTGGACCAGATCGGCCCGACGCTGTCCTCGTTGCGGGGCAGCCTGGCCACCGGCGAAGCCGCCATTCTCTCCACTTGCAACCGCACCGAGATCTACTGCGCCGGCAACCAGCACGCCATCGAACCCACCATCGAGTGGCTGGCCCATTCGGGCGGCGTCGCCCCCGGCCTGCTGCGCAGCCACTCCTACATGCTGCAGGACGGCCACGCCGCCCGCCACGCCTTCCGGGTCGCCAGCGGGCTGGATTCCATGGTGCTGGGCGAAGCGCAGATCCTGGGCCAGCTGAAGGACGCCGTGCGCGCCGCCGAAGAGGCCGGCGCCCTGGGCACCACCCTCAACCAGCTGTTCCAGCGCTCCTTTGCGGTGGCCAAGGAAGTGCGCTCCTCCACCGACATCGGCGCCCATTCCATCAGCATGGCGGCCGCCTCGGTGCGCCTGGCGGGCCAGCTGTTCGAAGACCTGGGCCAGGTGCGCGTGCTGTTCGTGGGTGCCGGCGAGATGATCGAACTGGCCGCGACGCACTTCGCGGCGAAGAACCCGAAGTCGATCGCCGTCGCCAACCGCACCCTGGAGCGCGGCGAGAAGCTGGCCAGCCGCTTCGGCGCCGAGGTGATGCGCCTGGCGGACCTGCCGGCGCGCCTGCATGAATTCGACGTGGTGGTCAGTTCCACCGCCAGCCAGCTGCCCATCATCGGCCTCGGCGCCGTGGAGCGGGCGCTGAAAGCGCGCAAGCACCGCCCCATGTTCATGGTGGACCTGGCGGTGCCACGCGACATCGAGCCCGAGGTCAAGGAGCTGGAGGACGTCTACCTGTACACGGTGGACGACCTGGCCCACGTGGTGCAGACCGGCCAGGCCAACCGCCAGGCCGCGGTGGCCCAGGCCGAGGCCATCATCGACGCCGGCGTCCAGAGCTTCCTGCACTGGATGGACCAGCGCCGCGCCGTGCCGCTGATCCGCCAGCTGAATGCCCAGGCGGACGAATGGCGCACGCTGGAACTGGCCCGCGCCCGCAAGCTGCTGGCCCGGGGCGAAGACGTCGATGCCGTGCTGGAGGCGCTGTCGAAGGGCCTCACCCAAAAGATGCTGCACGGCGCCATGGCCGAACTGCACGCCGGCGACGCCGACTCGCGCCAGCGCGCCAGCCAGGCGATCGAGCACTTCTTCCTGCGCAAAGAGCGTTAG
- the prmC gene encoding peptide chain release factor N(5)-glutamine methyltransferase → MNLREALAASGLDRLDAQLLLLHVLGRAAQDRGWLIAHDDDALSPADAQRYAVLCRRRADGEPVAYLVGEKEFYGLPLAVDARVLVPRPDTETLVEWALEVLQGRSAPRIIDLGTGSGAIALALQQARPDAKVEAIDRSAEALAVASANAQRLGLPVAFRQADWLEGSNGPYDLVVSNPPYVAAGDPHLPALKHEPLSALVAGADGLDDIRRIAAVTPPLLAPGGWLLLEHGHDQAEAVRALLAGAGLAQAGSRSDLAGIDRCSGGRRLELG, encoded by the coding sequence GTGAATTTGCGCGAGGCCTTGGCCGCGTCGGGGCTGGACCGCCTCGATGCGCAGCTGCTCCTGCTGCACGTGCTGGGCCGCGCGGCGCAGGACCGCGGCTGGCTGATCGCGCATGACGACGACGCCTTGTCGCCCGCGGACGCGCAGCGCTATGCCGTCCTGTGCCGGCGCCGCGCCGACGGCGAACCGGTCGCCTATCTCGTCGGCGAGAAGGAGTTCTACGGCCTGCCACTCGCGGTGGATGCCCGCGTGCTGGTGCCGCGCCCGGACACCGAGACGCTGGTCGAATGGGCGCTCGAAGTCCTGCAGGGCCGCAGCGCGCCGCGCATCATCGACCTCGGCACCGGCAGCGGCGCCATCGCGCTGGCCCTGCAGCAGGCACGCCCCGATGCGAAGGTGGAGGCCATCGACCGCAGCGCCGAAGCCCTGGCGGTGGCGAGCGCCAACGCGCAGCGGCTGGGGCTGCCGGTCGCTTTCCGCCAGGCCGACTGGCTGGAGGGCAGCAACGGGCCTTACGATCTGGTCGTCAGCAACCCGCCGTATGTTGCGGCAGGCGACCCGCACCTGCCGGCCTTGAAGCATGAGCCGCTGTCGGCCCTGGTGGCGGGCGCCGACGGGCTGGACGACATCCGCCGCATCGCCGCCGTGACGCCGCCGCTGCTGGCGCCGGGCGGCTGGCTGCTGCTGGAGCATGGCCACGACCAGGCCGAAGCGGTCCGGGCTTTGCTGGCCGGCGCCGGGCTGGCGCAAGCCGGCAGCCGAAGCGATCTTGCGGGCATCGACCGCTGCTCCGGCGGCCGCCGGCTTGAACTGGGATAA
- a CDS encoding AAA family ATPase — translation MESRSLVPSNPGLKLPIANVRSIFRPHDVERKLAKLPPRDHESLRATYERMLELGPVRFQVKPSGVPEMAALYEQLPNFSAALDDVKRHVALAQDSGDGLEVTPMLLLGPPGIGKTHFARHLAELLGTGMSLVPMSSMTAGWLLSGASSQWKGAKPGKVFEALVDGQYANPVIVVDEIDKASADAQYDPLGSLYSLLEHDTAESFMDEFAEIALDASQVIWIMTANDDRCIPEPILNRLNVFEIDAPSPEQARAIALNLYRGIRAEHGWGRRFDEEPADDVLDLLAELAPREMRRALMTGFGNARLANRGAIAVEDLPKLGGAKTRIGFVQ, via the coding sequence ATGGAATCACGCAGCCTCGTCCCCAGCAACCCCGGCCTGAAGCTGCCCATCGCGAACGTGCGCAGCATCTTCCGCCCGCACGACGTCGAACGGAAGCTCGCCAAGCTGCCCCCGCGCGACCACGAAAGCCTGCGCGCCACCTACGAACGCATGCTGGAGCTCGGGCCCGTGCGCTTCCAGGTCAAGCCGAGCGGCGTCCCCGAGATGGCCGCCCTCTACGAACAGCTCCCCAACTTCAGCGCCGCGCTCGACGACGTCAAGCGCCACGTGGCGCTCGCGCAGGACTCCGGCGATGGCCTCGAGGTCACGCCCATGCTCCTGCTCGGCCCGCCGGGCATCGGCAAGACCCACTTCGCGCGCCACCTCGCCGAGTTGCTGGGCACCGGCATGAGCCTCGTCCCCATGAGCTCGATGACGGCCGGCTGGCTTCTTTCGGGCGCCTCCTCGCAGTGGAAGGGCGCGAAGCCGGGCAAGGTGTTCGAGGCGCTGGTGGACGGCCAGTACGCCAACCCGGTGATCGTCGTCGACGAGATCGACAAGGCCAGCGCCGACGCGCAGTACGACCCGCTCGGTTCGCTGTACAGCCTGCTGGAACACGACACCGCCGAATCCTTCATGGACGAATTCGCCGAGATCGCGCTGGACGCGAGCCAGGTGATCTGGATCATGACGGCCAACGACGACCGCTGCATTCCCGAGCCGATCCTGAACCGCCTGAACGTGTTCGAGATCGATGCGCCCTCGCCGGAACAGGCGCGCGCGATCGCGCTGAACCTGTACCGCGGCATCCGCGCCGAACACGGCTGGGGCCGCCGCTTCGACGAGGAACCGGCCGACGACGTGCTGGACCTGCTGGCCGAACTGGCGCCGCGCGAGATGCGCCGGGCGCTGATGACGGGGTTCGGCAATGCGCGGCTGGCGAACCGCGGGGCGATCGCGGTGGAGGACCTGCCGAAGCTGGGTGGGGCGAAGACGAGGATCGGCTTCGTTCAATAG
- a CDS encoding transglycosylase SLT domain-containing protein, with protein sequence MISRRSLLHTVPAGLGLALAGGRAQAGAQVEEPLADSVRTALTAAVANGAPPVPDFATVDARLQYLRWLGQMSHKLQRRTPDWNERKEFLQTVWYESKRAGLDPGLVLGLVQVESGFRKFAVSVVGARGYMQVMPFWTRLIGNGDPSALFHMQTNLRFGCVILRHYLDREGGDLYFALGRYNGSRGQAQYPRAVLGAGRNWVFVDSPLPERSPDPGRPAEKVPGGP encoded by the coding sequence GTGATCAGCCGCAGGTCCCTGCTGCACACCGTCCCCGCGGGCCTGGGCCTGGCGCTGGCGGGCGGGCGGGCGCAGGCGGGCGCGCAGGTGGAGGAGCCGCTGGCCGACTCGGTCCGCACGGCGCTCACCGCCGCCGTGGCCAATGGCGCGCCGCCGGTGCCGGACTTCGCGACGGTCGACGCGCGCCTGCAGTACCTGCGCTGGCTCGGGCAGATGAGCCACAAGCTGCAGCGGCGCACGCCGGACTGGAACGAGCGCAAGGAATTCCTGCAGACGGTCTGGTACGAGAGCAAGCGCGCGGGGCTCGACCCCGGCCTGGTGCTGGGGCTGGTCCAGGTGGAGAGCGGCTTCCGCAAGTTCGCCGTGAGCGTCGTCGGCGCGCGCGGCTACATGCAGGTGATGCCTTTCTGGACGCGTCTCATCGGCAATGGCGACCCGTCGGCGCTGTTCCACATGCAGACCAACCTGCGCTTCGGCTGCGTGATCCTGCGCCACTACCTGGACCGCGAAGGGGGTGACCTCTATTTCGCGCTGGGCCGCTACAACGGCAGCCGCGGGCAGGCGCAGTATCCGCGCGCGGTGCTGGGGGCGGGGCGCAATTGGGTGTTCGTCGACAGCCCGCTGCCGGAGCGTTCGCCGGATCCGGGCAGGCCGGCGGAGAAGGTTCCCGGCGGCCCTTGA